In one window of Megalopta genalis isolate 19385.01 chromosome 8, iyMegGena1_principal, whole genome shotgun sequence DNA:
- the LOC143259930 gene encoding uncharacterized protein LOC143259930, which yields MNCKKPRDYMEEMLTIIDRIECLRPEPEICNVRCPPLGCPRGPCPGLCCSGGVCDACCISKVPCCPIPTPSPPRCRAPPLCWLRAYAKAVGYPPESCLSPQNACYR from the exons ATGAACTGCAAGAAGCCACGCGACTACATGGAAGAGATGCTGACAATAATAGACCGCATCGAATGTCT GAGACCAGAACCGGAAATATGCAACGTTAGGTGCCCACCGTTGGGGTGCCCACGTGGTCCGTGTCCAGGGTTATGCTGCTCCGGAGGCGTCTGCGATGCCTGCTGCATTTCCAAGGTGCCCTGTTGTCCGATACCAACCCCTTCGCCGCCCCGGTGTCGCGCACCCCCTTTGTGCTGGCTGAGAGCCTACGCCAAGGCGGTTGGCTATCCCCCAGAATCCTGTCTCTCCCCGCAGAACGCGTGCTACCGCTAG
- the LOC143259900 gene encoding uncharacterized protein LOC143259900, producing the protein MHKRKASADGNVRQKTPTRRPSASSLKARTNTMQQRVRTEKSSSNQNVSHAEPKERPQNAADAYIPKTRFNSQDRGKDFVSPSPRLKYFPAEKIKKLDSSPAYTPDPIGAIIMQQNPQESGTFYVPGSVDQNNGQGDANAASQPASQPRQHQTAHTMSQQQVGSHQPSHQMVQISPSSDPTLYQQAQANQVHRPCVPHGQREPSPQKTPQPLYRTATPQPLYRAATSQPASPSSVPAPLNPEQCRLENNGTECPDYEAQPVGGRNAAVYRQAMIAGQQPPAAQSQMSTMPNASQSNGSQQYQHPAQSHYQLLARQPSPQNPQVSYQQLQQTAAQQQQMQQRAMAYQAQTMNNSPRRNLMGAPVMRQGMTSPQEAATDKHRAVQNYQAQQNYQAQQNYQAQQRSYAMNPQSSQLSPYTINLVNDRPQFLPPSMHQQHPSAQYQSQPAQPPQNPGQQLHRNHAGYHPGDPGHRLQFNPAENSNQQPPNDQQTGQAPPPPAEAPANPDDRQRKTKLSFTQSMVRDQEKLVATMKQQGVPFDIIKRQFEALLNEQTRQLEYIEELRRQDYLPDVERPVAVARRHKQSDEKPEWMVHLTPQRLSYVEVEKMYEEQKRKERVARQMEQSRQNEAAGQIHRHNGQQQAQQYYQQGSQQQQGGRQQMFAQPRMIGWVQSTPNVPTMNHPRGFPSHQQEQHAYAQQQNPQLHLYQQVCPANNRQIEKEDDNNTPDNPATRETVRRTTEPSSLLKLRVYKDCIRPQGRNNGLQDPQIVRKYLEQASASAEVQRGLEYLASLGPKKQVARLNGMQERAEMEQQLNERLTAASNQQQSSKRISANGLENTRNPDNPVSQRLTQLKMTNQEFLREYPRQKQANPRDCQVVQAERENGTVAPVEQQHPCLQQHSGHAVSTPMIIPYNDRNNNQDIVNGGSMRYRFDGSSSQCYQQMQQYYQNARNLAKNIGEGDMGFARRNDVSKNAGFDRAGGDATGNMNGQTPDCKISMHRTHHSQPDLYEARTIGGVRFLARKQDYMPNAQLVSPETLIASRHLQPPMIC; encoded by the exons ATGCACAAAAG AAAAGCTTCGGCTGACGGAAATGTCAGACAAAAGACACCCACAAGACGTCCAAGCGCGAGCAGTCTAAAGGCGAGGACGAACACGATGCAGCAGCGTGTCAGAACCGAAAAGTCATCGTCGAATCAAAACGTGTCCCACGCGGAGCCAAAGGAGCGACCGCAGAATGCCGCGGACGCGTACATCCCGAAGACGAGGTTCAATTCTCAAGACAGGGGCAAAGATTTCGTGTCACCCTCGCCCAGACTAAAGTACTTCCCGGCCGAGAAAATTAAGAAGTTGGACAGTTCACCGGCGTACACGCCCGACCCAATCGGCGCCATAATCATGCAGCAGAACCCTCAGGAGTCGGGTACATTTTACGTGCCAGGATCGGTCGATCAGAATAATGGACAAGGCGACGCGAATGCGGCGTCGCAGCCGGCGTCACAGCCGCGGCAGCATCAG ACCGCGCACACCATGAGCCAGCAACAGGTTGGCAGTCACCAACCATCGCATCAGATGGTTCAAATCAGCCCGAGCTCCGATCCCACGCTGTACCAGCAGGCCCAAGCGAATCAGGTGCATCGACCTTGCGTGCCCCATGGCCAGCGCGAGCCTTCCCCGCAGAAGACTCCGCAACCGTTGTACCGCACTGCGACTCCTCAGCCATTGTACCGCGCCGCGACTTCTCAGCCAGCATCGCCTTCGTCTGTCCCGGCGCCTTTGAACCCGGAGCAGTGCAGGCTCGAGAACAACGGAACGGAATGTCCGGACTACGAGGCGCAGCCAGTCGGCGGCCGGAACGCGGCCGTGTACAGGCAAGCGATGATAGCCGGCCAACAGCCACCAGCGGCGCAGTCGCAGATGTCCACGATGCCGAATGCATCGCAGTCGAACGGCAGCCAACAGTATCAGCACCCAGCCCAGAGCCACTATCAACTACTGGCTAGGCAACCGAGCCCTCAAAATCCTCAGGTGTCGTATCAACAGTTGCAGCAGACTGCGGCGCAACAGCAACAGATGCAGCAGCGCGCGATGGCTTATCAGGCGCAGACGATGAACAACAGTCCTCGGCGAAATCTGATGGGCGCACCGGTCATGCGACAGGGAATGACCTCGCCGCAGGAGGCCGCGACGGACAAGCATCGAGCTGTGCAGAATTATCAAGCCCAGCAGAACTATCAGGCTCAGCAGAATTATCAAGCCCAGCAGAGGAGCTACGCGATGAATCCTCAGAGTAGTCAGTTGAGCCCTTACACCATCAACTTGGTCAACGATCGGCCGCAGTTCCTTCCGCCAAGCATGCATCAACAGCATCCCTCGGCACAATATCAATCGCAACCTGCCCAACCGCCTCAGAATCCCGGCCAGCAACTGCACAGAAACCATGCAGGCTATCATCCAGGTGATCCTGGTCACCGACTGCAGTTCAATCCTGCTGAGAACTCGAACCAGCAACCACCGAATGACCAGCAAACGGGACAagctcctcctcctcctgctgAAGCACCGGCAAACCCGGATGACCGACAGAGGAAGACGAAGTTATCGTTCACCCAGAGCATGGTACGCGACCAAGAGAAGCTCGTGGCGACCATGAAGCAGCAAGGAGTGCCGTTCGACATCATCAAAAGGCAGTTCGAGGCGCTGTTGAACGAGCAAACCAGGCAGCTCGAGTACATCGAGGAGCTTCGTCGGCAGGACTACCTGCCGGACGTCGAAAGACCCGTGGCTGTCGCTCGCAGACACAAACAGTCGGACGAGAAGCCGGAATGGATGGTCCATCTGACGCCGCAAAGGCTGTCGTACGTCGAGGTGGAGAAGATGTACGAGGAACAAAAGCGGAAGGAGCGGGTGGCTAGGCAGATGGAGCAGAGCAGGCAGAACGAGGCGGCCGGTCAGATTCATCGGCACAACGGTCAGCAACAGGCCCAACAGTACTATCAGCAAGGCAGCCAGCAACAGCAAGGCGGTCGGCAACAGATGTTCGCGCAGCCTAGGATGATCGGTTGGGTCCAATCGACGCCCAACGTGCCCACGATGAACCATCCGCGGGGCTTCCCGAGCCACCAGCAAGAACAGCACGCGTACGCGCAGCAACAGAACCCGCAACTCCATCTGTATCAACAGGTCTGCCCGGCGAACAACCGTCAAATCGAGAAAGAGGATGATAACAACACCCCTGATAACCCCGCGACCCGCGAAACTGTCAGACGAACGACCGAGCCGTCCAGCCTGCTGAAGCTCCGAGTGTACAAGGACTGTATCCGGCCGCAAGGGCGCAACAACGGGCTGCAGGACCCGCAGATAGTGCGCAAGTATCTGGAACAGGCGTCGGCATCGGCGGAGGTTCAGAGGGGCCTGGAGTATCTGGCCAGCTTAGGCCCGAAGAAGCAAGTGGCCAGGCTGAACGGGATGCAGGAGCGCGCGGAGATGGAGCAGCAGCTGAACGAGCGACTGACAGCGGCTTCTAATCAGCAGCAATCGTCGAAGAGGATCTCCGCGAACGGCCTCGAGAACACCAGGAACCCGGACAACCCGGTCTCGCAGCGTCTGACGCAGCTGAAGATGACGAACCAGGAGTTCCTGCGAGAGTATCCCAGACAGAAGCAGGCCAATCCGCGAGACTGTCAGGTTGTCCAAGCGGAAAGAGAGAACGGGACCGTCGCACCTGTCGAGCAGCAGCACCCTTGTCTGCAACAACACTCGGGACACGCCGTTTCGACGCCGATGATCATCCCTTATAACGACAGGAACAACAACCAGGACATCGTCAACGGTGGCTCGATGCGGTACAGGTTCGACGGGAGCAGTTCTCAGTGCTATCAGCAGATGCAACAGTACTATCAGAACGCGCGGAATCTCGCCAAGAACATCGGCGAGGGGGACATGGGATTTGCTCGAAGGAACGACGTATCGAAGAACGCCGGCTTCGATCGAGCAGGCGGCGACGCCACCGGAAATATGAACGGCCAGACGCCGGATTGCAAAATATCGATGCACAGGACGCATCATAGCCAGCCTGATCTGTACGAAGCTAGAACCATCGGCGGTGTGAGGTTCCTGGCCAGGAAACAGGACTACATGCCAAACGCGCAACTCGTGTCACCGGAAACTCTGATCGCGAGCAGACACCTGCAGCCCCCGATGATCTGCTGA
- the LOC117217567 gene encoding uncharacterized protein LOC117217567: MSRGCCGSCGPPPCCSMPCAPPPCPPCIVCRPPCPPRCPPRPTKTAVYLRPCPPCPPCCPLPCPPKVVVTCHPPPPPCPPPPACVTYVCTKKLVPCMPCPPPTPPPCSPCRPVCMPRPPCC; encoded by the exons ATGAGCAG AGGATGCTGCGGAAGTTGTGGCCCACCCCCATGTTGTTCGATGCCGTGCGCACCACCCCCGTGTCCACCTTGCATCGTCTGCAGGCCACCCTGTCCACCCCGATGTCCCCCTAGACCAACGAAAACAGCA GTTTACCTACGGCCTTGTCCGCCTTGTCCACCGTGTTGCCCGCTTCCTTGCCCGCCAAAGGTGGTCGTAACCTGTCATCCACCGCCGCCCCCCTGTCCCCCACCGCCGGCGTGCGTCACTTACGTTTGTACCAAGAAACTGGTTCCCTGTATGCCCTGCCCGCCGCCCACGCCCCCGCCGTGCTCGCCGTGTCGACCAGTTTGCA TGCCCCGTCCTCCTTGCTGCTAG
- the LOC117217560 gene encoding beta-hexosaminidase subunit beta, with protein sequence MRPTTLGSLLLLAGFACLANALNPDSGPWVQATQGEPWPLPTFRRIGNAYYQLRPSTFQFNVIAETCDIVVDAIERYKAIILTEARIAKIASQGHSRSSRDNSTSRGTLTALDIRLAEACEKDGNHWPHLYMKESYTLSISESSTVANLAADSVWGVLRGLDTFSQLLFPANDGPNLKIRCQSIVDWPKLPHRGLLLDTSRHYLPIHDILLTLDAMSYNKLNVLHWHIVDDNSFPYQSPRYPDLSIRGAYHPTMVYTLNDIQKIVDYARLRGIRVMPEFDTPGHTRSWGLAYPELLTACYDSNGKPTGKLGPMNPTNPYLYEFLRNLFSEIVRAFPDQYVHLGGDEVPFDCWQSNPNVTAYMLAHNMSRNFALLEGEYIAKVLRIADSLEANAIVWQEVFDNGVVMPKNTVVHVWTGVWSQELEMATKAGHPVLLSACWYLDNIAGGGDWKKFYKCDPLAFNSTKNTTNLMLGGEACMWGEFVDKNNVHPRIWPRASAAAERLWSDSKQDEFKAAQRLEEHACRMNRRGIPAQPPNGSGFCVT encoded by the exons ATGAGGCCGACGACGTTGGGATCGTTGCTCTTGCTGGCCGGGTTCGCCTGCCTGGCGAACGCCTTGAACCCAGATTCCGGACCATGGGTGCAGGCCACGCAGGGCGAGCCTTGGCCGTTGCCGACTTTCAGGCGCATCGGGAACGCGTACTACCAGCTCAGACCATCCACTTTTCAGTTCAAC GTAATCGCcgagacttgcgatatagtggTCGACGCGATCGAAAGGTACAAAGCGATCATTTTGACGGAGGCACGAATCGCGAAGATCGCCTCGCAAGGACACTCCAGGTCTTCGCGCGACAACAGCACCAGCAGAGGAACGCTTACAGCTTTGGACATCCGTTTGGCTGAAGCCTGCGAGAAGGATGGAAACCATTGGCCCCATTTGTACATGAAGGAATCGT ACACTCTCAGCATCAGCGAGTCGTCCACAGTGGCAAATCTCGCGGCCGACTCGGTATGGGGCGTCCTCCGCGGTCTCGACACCTTCTCCCAGCTCCTGTTTCCAGCCAACGACGGTCCAAAC TTAAAGATAAGGTGTCAAAGTATCGTGGATTGGCCGAAGTTACCTCATCGCGGACTCCTCCTGGACACCTCCCGTCATTATCTACCCATCCACGATATACTGCTGACCCTGGACGCGATGTCTTATAACAAGCTGAACGTCCTTCACTGGCACATCGTCGACGACAACAGCTTCCCTTATCAGAGCCCCAGGTATCCGGATTTGTCCATCAGGGGGGCGTACCATCCCACCATGGTCTACACGCTGAACGACATCCAGAAGATCGTCGACTACGCCAGGCTGAGGGGCATCCGAGTGATGCCCGAATTCGACACTCCTGGGCACACTAGGTCTTGGGGCTTGGCCTATCCTGAACTATTGACCGCTTGCTATG ATTCGAACGGCAAGCCCACCGGAAAACTGGGACCCATGAATCCAACGAACCCTTATCTGTACGAGTTCCTGCGGAATTTGTTCTCCGAAATCGTCCGAGCGTTCCCTGATCAATACGTTCATCTGGGTGGCGACGAGGTTCCCTTCGACTGCTGGCAGAGCAATCCGAACGTGACCGCGTACATGCTGGCGCACAACATGTCCAGGAATTTTGCGCTGCTCGAAGGGGAGTATATCGCCAAAGTTCTTCGCATCGCGGACTCGCTGGAGGCAAATGCCATCGTGTGGCAAGAG GTGTTCGACAACGGCGTGGTGATGCCGAAGAACACCGTGGTGCACGTGTGGACCGGCGTCTGGTCGCAGGAGCTTGAGATGGCGACCAAGGCCGGGCATCCGGTATTGTTATCCGCGTGCTGGTATCTGGACAACATCGCGGGCGGCGGCGATTGGAAAAAGTTCTACAAGTGCGACCCGTTAGCGTTCAACTCGACGAAGAACACGACCAACCTGATGCTCGGCGGGGAGGCGTGCATGTGGGGGGAGTTCGTTGACAA GAACAACGTGCACCCGAGAATATGGCCGCGAGCCAGCGCGGCCGCGGAGCGTCTTTGGAGCGACAGCAAGCAGGACGAGTTCAAAGCGGCGCAGAGACTCGAGGAACACGCCTGCCGCATGAACAGACGGGGGATACCGGCCCAGCCGCCGAACGGTTCTGGATTTTGCGTCACGTGA